Proteins encoded in a region of the Podarcis muralis chromosome 2, rPodMur119.hap1.1, whole genome shotgun sequence genome:
- the PPARGC1B gene encoding peroxisome proliferator-activated receptor gamma coactivator 1-beta isoform X2 — protein sequence MVDWPKVIQRPSWYEVSGEEHLYSDFPEIDLSQLDAGDFDSASCFNELQWCCEHSETESSQYSTDDSELFQIIDSENEALLAALTETLDDIQGDDMGLAAFRPMDEGDMPNSGCTSLTPSPKPAAPLPRGPPLAPEVDELSLLKKLLLSPSNVPPSYEVQREGSTWRQGTPKSRPQRPCTKVDGVRDRKPSFLQAQSRSCTELHKHLTSITAHCPHTKDNWPPDECHSGGTEPQSYCAHHGEDSDSGEELLPCGNMAATPPSSSEEGTGEKELHATVELIRYMHTYCLPPRKLPPTDLADVRHQHFHSPSKRAKPDCPLQRPPLCSKDSCPPCSWHLSAGCKQPRAPAASFSILKELLARDLPCDVSKPYRLAKPAYASLTRLQPPKAPGAPPPEAAGGSTEACKSAGRMPPEVKTEPRQGPKAEPEVKEETGSPAEEEEDCAKRPQLAFGKAGRKQESFIYAVRRSKRLNPELSLWLSFLDDSPPDPATPPQNKVASPELSLCSSTLQNFDREAPAAEVEVNGAGEAEDRYQSLPMELQTPSPESSGESEACEISESQCCTLLHQTEAPRCLSLPLATTEPTFGKRNFEQVLTVELCGTAGLTPPTTPPYKPSEEDLYKPDIHQRPAKETAIITSSEPQPMMGDRAASGKKQKKHPVRTELYAHLSRSTPHLPHPEPHGVLKRPFSRSFGDHDYCQVLKPEASLQRKVLKSWEPLSHVENKHKRRAPDVHYQHESQEGVNGTSVKEGSQQLRDQEIRASLTKHFGLLDSALDAGEAAFCKTPEYDTVFEDSCSEIGSPLEEEEEEEEEEECCTSPLESKMCPYKNPLSRASLHYCSRSRSDSESSCCRSRSPASRYENGKQCQDGTVGQMEKRREKAIGEGRVVYIRNLASSMSSTELKKRFEVFGEIVECCVLTRNKRGDKYGFITYRCSEHAALSLKNGASLRKRNEPLFQLSYGGFGHFFWTRYTDLDSNTEESSPALIKSKYETMDFDSLLQEAQESLHR from the exons TATGAAGTGTCTGGTGAGGAACACCTCTACTCTGATTTCCCAGAGATAGATTTGTCCCAGTTGGATGCCGGTGACTTTGACTCAGCCAGTTGCTTCAATGAGCTGCAGTGGTGTTGCGAGCACTCTGAAACAGAGTCCAGCCAGTACAGTACAGATGACTCCGAGCTTTTTCAG ATTATTGACAGCGAGAATGAAGCGCTGCTGGCGGCTCTCACCGAGACACTGGATGACATCCAGGGAGACGACATGGGCCTGGCCGCCTTCAGACCTATGGACGAGGGGGACATGCCCAACAGCGGCTGCACGTCACTCACCCCCTCTCCCAAACCTGCCGCCCCTCTCCCGAGGGGGCCTCCTCTGGCCCCAGAGGTTGATGAGCTGTCTCTA CTGAAGAAGTTGCTCCTTTCTCCATCCAATGTGCCTCCAAGCTATGAGGTTCAGAGAGAAGGGAGCACATGGCGTCAAGGAACTCCCAAATCCAGACCCCAGCGACCCTGTACAAAG GTGGATGGTGTCCGAGACCGAAAGCCGAGTTTTCTCCAGGCTCAGAGCCGGAGCTGCACCGAGCTTCATAAGCACCTCACCTCCATCACAGCCCACTGCCCACACACAAAGGACAACTGGCCGCCGGACGAGTGCCACAGTGGCGGCACGGAGCCCCAGAGTTATTGTGCCCACCATGGAGAGGACAGCGACTCCGGTGAAGAGTTGCTGCCCTGCGGCAACATGGCAGCGACTCCGCCTTCTTCCTCCGAGGAAGGCACCGGAGAGAAGGAGCTGCACGCTACTGTGGAGCTCATCCGCTACATGCACACTTACTGCCTTCCCCCCAGAAAGCTGCCCCCCACAGACCTTGCCGATGTGAGACACCAGCATTTCCACAGCCCCTCCAAGAGGGCCAAGCCGGATTGCCCCCTGCAGCGGCCTCCGCTCTGCAGCAAGGACAGTTGCCCGCCGTGCTCTTGGCACCTCTCAGCGGGCTGCAAGCAGCCCAGAGCCCCCGCAGCCAGCTTCTCCATCCTGAAGGAGCTGCTTGCCAGGGACCTCCCTTGTGATGTGAGCAAGCCATACCGGTTGGCCAAGCCTGCATACGCCTCCTTGACCAGGTTGCAGCCACCCAAGGCTCCGGGAGCGCCTCCGCCCGAGGCTGCTGGGGGATCCACGGAGGCGTGCAAGTCCGCGGGCAGAATGCCACCAGAGGTGAAAACGGAGCCCAGGCAGGGCCCCAAAGCGGAGCCCGAGGTGAAGGAAGAGACTGGCAgccctgcagaggaggaggaggactgtgCAAAGCGGCCCCAGCTGGCCTTTGGGAAGGCAGGCCGCAAGCAGGAGAGCTTTATTTATGCCGTGCGGCGCTCCAAAAGACTCAACCCCGAGCTCAGTCTCTGGCTTTCCTTCCTTGACGACTCTCCCCCTGATCCGGCCACACCCCCTCAAAACAAAGTGGCCTCCCCAGAACTGTCCCTGTGCTCCTCCACTCTGCAGAACTTTGACAGGGAAGCACCAGCAGCAGAGGTTGAAGTGAATGGTGCAGGAGAGGCAGAGGACAGGTATCAGAGTCTCCCGATGGAGCTGCAAACCCCCTCACCAGAGAGCTCAGGGGAGAGCGAAGCATGTGAGATAAGCGAGAGCCAGTGCTGCACCCTTTTGCATCAGACAG aaGCACCAAGGTGTTTGTCGCTGCCCTTGGCAACAAC AGAACCAACATTTGGAAAGCGCAATTTCGAGCAAGTTCTGACCGTAGAGCTGTGTGGCACCGCAG GTCTCACACCACCGACTACTCCACCATACAAGCCTTCAGAGGAGGACCTGTATAAGCCAGACATTCACCAGAGGCCAGCCAAGGAGACTGCCATCATCACCAGCTCTGAGCCACAGCCAATGATGGGGGACAGGGCAGCCTCcgggaagaagcagaagaagcaccCGGTGCGGACAGAGTTGTACGCACACCTGAGTCGGTCcaccccccacctgccccaccccGAGCCACATGGGGTGCTGAAGCGCCCTTTCTCACGCTCTTTCGGCGACCACGACTATTGCCAGGTCTTGAAGCCCGAGGCCTCGCTCCAGAGGAAGGTGCTGAAATCCTGGGAGCCCCTGAGCCATGTGGAAAACAAACACAAGCGGAGAGCCCCTGATGTGCACTACCAGCACGAGAGTCAGGAGGGCGTCAATGGGACCTCAGTGAAGGAGGGAAGCCAGCAGCTGAGGGAccaggagatcagggccagcttgaCCAAACACTTTGGCCTCTTGGACAGTGCCCTCGATGCCGGGGAGGCGGCCTTCTGCAAGACGCCTGAATATGACACCGTCTTTGAGGACAGCTGTAGTGAGATTGGTTCCccgctggaggaagaggaggaagaggaggaggaggaagagtgctGCACAAGTCCATTGGAATCCAAGATGTGCCCCTACAAGAACCCTCTTTCCAGGGCCAGTTTGCACTATTGCTCCCGAAGCAGGTCCGATTCTGAGTCTTCGTGCTGCAGGTCCAGGTCTCCAGCAAGCAG ATATGAAAATGGCAAGCAGTGTCAAGATGGAACTGTTGGACAgatggagaagaggagagaaaaagCCATT GGAGAAGGCCGCGTAGTGTACATCAGAAACCTTGCCAGCAGTATGAGCTCCACTGAACTGAAGAAGCGCTTTGAGGTGTTCGGAGAGATTGTTGAGTGTTGCGTTTTGACCAGGAATAAAAG
- the PPARGC1B gene encoding peroxisome proliferator-activated receptor gamma coactivator 1-beta isoform X3, translated as MGLAAFRPMDEGDMPNSGCTSLTPSPKPAAPLPRGPPLAPEVDELSLLKKLLLSPSNVPPSYEVQREGSTWRQGTPKSRPQRPCTKVDGVRDRKPSFLQAQSRSCTELHKHLTSITAHCPHTKDNWPPDECHSGGTEPQSYCAHHGEDSDSGEELLPCGNMAATPPSSSEEGTGEKELHATVELIRYMHTYCLPPRKLPPTDLADVRHQHFHSPSKRAKPDCPLQRPPLCSKDSCPPCSWHLSAGCKQPRAPAASFSILKELLARDLPCDVSKPYRLAKPAYASLTRLQPPKAPGAPPPEAAGGSTEACKSAGRMPPEVKTEPRQGPKAEPEVKEETGSPAEEEEDCAKRPQLAFGKAGRKQESFIYAVRRSKRLNPELSLWLSFLDDSPPDPATPPQNKVASPELSLCSSTLQNFDREAPAAEVEVNGAGEAEDRYQSLPMELQTPSPESSGESEACEISESQCCTLLHQTEAPRCLSLPLATTEPTFGKRNFEQVLTVELCGTAGLTPPTTPPYKPSEEDLYKPDIHQRPAKETAIITSSEPQPMMGDRAASGKKQKKHPVRTELYAHLSRSTPHLPHPEPHGVLKRPFSRSFGDHDYCQVLKPEASLQRKVLKSWEPLSHVENKHKRRAPDVHYQHESQEGVNGTSVKEGSQQLRDQEIRASLTKHFGLLDSALDAGEAAFCKTPEYDTVFEDSCSEIGSPLEEEEEEEEEEECCTSPLESKMCPYKNPLSRASLHYCSRSRSDSESSCCRSRSPASRYENGKQCQDGTVGQMEKRREKAIGEGRVVYIRNLASSMSSTELKKRFEVFGEIVECCVLTRNKRGDKYGFITYRCSEHAALSLKNGASLRKRNEPLFQLSYGGFGHFFWTRYTDLDSNTEESSPALIKSKYETMDFDSLLQEAQESLHR; from the exons ATGGGCCTGGCCGCCTTCAGACCTATGGACGAGGGGGACATGCCCAACAGCGGCTGCACGTCACTCACCCCCTCTCCCAAACCTGCCGCCCCTCTCCCGAGGGGGCCTCCTCTGGCCCCAGAGGTTGATGAGCTGTCTCTA CTGAAGAAGTTGCTCCTTTCTCCATCCAATGTGCCTCCAAGCTATGAGGTTCAGAGAGAAGGGAGCACATGGCGTCAAGGAACTCCCAAATCCAGACCCCAGCGACCCTGTACAAAG GTGGATGGTGTCCGAGACCGAAAGCCGAGTTTTCTCCAGGCTCAGAGCCGGAGCTGCACCGAGCTTCATAAGCACCTCACCTCCATCACAGCCCACTGCCCACACACAAAGGACAACTGGCCGCCGGACGAGTGCCACAGTGGCGGCACGGAGCCCCAGAGTTATTGTGCCCACCATGGAGAGGACAGCGACTCCGGTGAAGAGTTGCTGCCCTGCGGCAACATGGCAGCGACTCCGCCTTCTTCCTCCGAGGAAGGCACCGGAGAGAAGGAGCTGCACGCTACTGTGGAGCTCATCCGCTACATGCACACTTACTGCCTTCCCCCCAGAAAGCTGCCCCCCACAGACCTTGCCGATGTGAGACACCAGCATTTCCACAGCCCCTCCAAGAGGGCCAAGCCGGATTGCCCCCTGCAGCGGCCTCCGCTCTGCAGCAAGGACAGTTGCCCGCCGTGCTCTTGGCACCTCTCAGCGGGCTGCAAGCAGCCCAGAGCCCCCGCAGCCAGCTTCTCCATCCTGAAGGAGCTGCTTGCCAGGGACCTCCCTTGTGATGTGAGCAAGCCATACCGGTTGGCCAAGCCTGCATACGCCTCCTTGACCAGGTTGCAGCCACCCAAGGCTCCGGGAGCGCCTCCGCCCGAGGCTGCTGGGGGATCCACGGAGGCGTGCAAGTCCGCGGGCAGAATGCCACCAGAGGTGAAAACGGAGCCCAGGCAGGGCCCCAAAGCGGAGCCCGAGGTGAAGGAAGAGACTGGCAgccctgcagaggaggaggaggactgtgCAAAGCGGCCCCAGCTGGCCTTTGGGAAGGCAGGCCGCAAGCAGGAGAGCTTTATTTATGCCGTGCGGCGCTCCAAAAGACTCAACCCCGAGCTCAGTCTCTGGCTTTCCTTCCTTGACGACTCTCCCCCTGATCCGGCCACACCCCCTCAAAACAAAGTGGCCTCCCCAGAACTGTCCCTGTGCTCCTCCACTCTGCAGAACTTTGACAGGGAAGCACCAGCAGCAGAGGTTGAAGTGAATGGTGCAGGAGAGGCAGAGGACAGGTATCAGAGTCTCCCGATGGAGCTGCAAACCCCCTCACCAGAGAGCTCAGGGGAGAGCGAAGCATGTGAGATAAGCGAGAGCCAGTGCTGCACCCTTTTGCATCAGACAG aaGCACCAAGGTGTTTGTCGCTGCCCTTGGCAACAAC AGAACCAACATTTGGAAAGCGCAATTTCGAGCAAGTTCTGACCGTAGAGCTGTGTGGCACCGCAG GTCTCACACCACCGACTACTCCACCATACAAGCCTTCAGAGGAGGACCTGTATAAGCCAGACATTCACCAGAGGCCAGCCAAGGAGACTGCCATCATCACCAGCTCTGAGCCACAGCCAATGATGGGGGACAGGGCAGCCTCcgggaagaagcagaagaagcaccCGGTGCGGACAGAGTTGTACGCACACCTGAGTCGGTCcaccccccacctgccccaccccGAGCCACATGGGGTGCTGAAGCGCCCTTTCTCACGCTCTTTCGGCGACCACGACTATTGCCAGGTCTTGAAGCCCGAGGCCTCGCTCCAGAGGAAGGTGCTGAAATCCTGGGAGCCCCTGAGCCATGTGGAAAACAAACACAAGCGGAGAGCCCCTGATGTGCACTACCAGCACGAGAGTCAGGAGGGCGTCAATGGGACCTCAGTGAAGGAGGGAAGCCAGCAGCTGAGGGAccaggagatcagggccagcttgaCCAAACACTTTGGCCTCTTGGACAGTGCCCTCGATGCCGGGGAGGCGGCCTTCTGCAAGACGCCTGAATATGACACCGTCTTTGAGGACAGCTGTAGTGAGATTGGTTCCccgctggaggaagaggaggaagaggaggaggaggaagagtgctGCACAAGTCCATTGGAATCCAAGATGTGCCCCTACAAGAACCCTCTTTCCAGGGCCAGTTTGCACTATTGCTCCCGAAGCAGGTCCGATTCTGAGTCTTCGTGCTGCAGGTCCAGGTCTCCAGCAAGCAG ATATGAAAATGGCAAGCAGTGTCAAGATGGAACTGTTGGACAgatggagaagaggagagaaaaagCCATT GGAGAAGGCCGCGTAGTGTACATCAGAAACCTTGCCAGCAGTATGAGCTCCACTGAACTGAAGAAGCGCTTTGAGGTGTTCGGAGAGATTGTTGAGTGTTGCGTTTTGACCAGGAATAAAAG